From a region of the Hippopotamus amphibius kiboko isolate mHipAmp2 chromosome 3, mHipAmp2.hap2, whole genome shotgun sequence genome:
- the PRELP gene encoding prolargin, which produces MRSSLCWLLPLLLILASEAQGQPTRRPRPRPRPRPRPRLRPTPSFPQPDEPAEPTDLPPPLPPGPPSIFPDCPRECYCPPDFPSALYCDSRNLRKVPVIPPRIHYLYLQNNFITELPVESFKNATGLRWINLDNNRIRKVDQKVLEKLPSLVFLYMEKNQLEEVPSALPRNLEQLRLSQNHISKIPPGVFSKLENLLLLDLQHNRLSDNVFKPDTFQGLKNLMQLNLAHNILRKMPPKVPTAIHQLYLDSNKIETIPNGYFRGFPNLAFIRLNYNKLSDKGLPKNSFNISNLLVLHLSHNKISNVPAINNRLEHLYLNNNSIEKINGTQICPNNIVAFHDFSSDLEDVPHLRYLRLDGNYLKPPIPLDLMMCFRLLQSVVI; this is translated from the exons ATGAGGTCATCCCTCTGCTGGCTCCTCCCACTTCTCCTCATCTTGGCCTCAGAGGCCCAAGGCCAGCCAACAAGACGACCAAGACCCAGACCAAGGCCCCGGCCCAGACCCAGACTCAGGCCTACACCCAGCTTTCCTCAGCCCGATGAGCCAGCGGAGCCTACAgacctgcctcctcccctcccaccaggcCCTCCGTCTATCTTTCCCGACTGTCCCCGGGAGTGCTATTGCCCCCCTGATTTCCCCTCTGCGCTCTATTGTGACAGCCGCAACCTTCGAAAGGTCCCTGTCATCCCACCCCGCATCCATTACCTCTATCTCCAGAACAACTTCATAACTGAGCTCCCAGTGGAGTCCTTCAAAAATGCCACCGGCCTGAGGTGGATCAACCTGGACAACAACCGGATTCGCAAGGTGGACCAGAAGGTGCTAGAGAAACTACCCAGCCTGGTGTTCCTCTACATGGAAAAGAACCAACTTGAAGAGGTACCCTCGGCCCTGCCCCGGAACCTGGAGCAGCTGAGGCTAAGCCAGAACCACATCTCCAAGATCCCGCCCGGCGTCTTCAGCAAGCTGGAGAACCTGCTGCTGCTGGATCTGCAACACAACAGGCTCAGCGACAACGTCTTCAAGCCCGACACTTTCCAGGGCCTTAAGAACCTCATGCAGCTCAATCTGGCCCACAACATCTTGAGAAAGATGCCACCCAAGGTCCCCACGGCCATTCACCAGCTCTACCTGGACAGCAACAAAATCGAGACCATCCCTAATGGCTACTTCAGGGGCTTTCCCAACCTGGCCTTCATTCGCCTCAACTACAACAAGCTCTCAGACAAGGGCCTCCCCAAGAATTCCTTTAACATCTCCAACCTGCTCGTGCTCCACCTGTCGCACAACAAGATCAGCAACGTGCCTGCCATCAACAACAGGCTGGAGCACCTGTATCTTAACAACAACAGCATCGAGA AAATCAACGGGACCCAGATTTGCCCCAACAATATAGTTGCCTTCCACGACTTCTCCTCAGACCTGGAGGATGTGCCACACCTCCGCTACCTGCGGCTGGATGGAAACTACCTGAAGCCACCCATCCCACTGGACCTCATGATGTGCTTCCGCCTGCTGCAGTCCGTGGTCATCTAG